The following coding sequences lie in one Arachis stenosperma cultivar V10309 chromosome 5, arast.V10309.gnm1.PFL2, whole genome shotgun sequence genomic window:
- the LOC130982042 gene encoding UPF0496 protein At2g18630-like, producing MMGAQSSRMGRGDVPTLIKMGTHSVYADDLSSYEAACVEDPNLQSFDATIQERTNRVISSLAEGVEVRSMSVDSLKEMTASLLEMNQEVVKVILECRQDIWNKKDRELFSLVGDFFENSLHTLDFCNALDKCLRRARERQIIIKSAITYFEEESQNEVEGSVYLKTLQELKNFKEAGDPFTEEFHQLFQSVYSQQASMLKKLLSRKHKLDKKLQSLKTLKRVSNVIFVAAFVSVLIFSVVAAAISAPPVVAAVAGALAVPIGSVGKWCNSLFKKYENAIRSQREVISSMQVGTLITLKDLDNIRLCVDKLEVEIESMLQNAVFAIGNEDAVKLAIDEIKKRIEHFSDIIETLSEQADKCSREIRRARTVVIQKIIKYPG from the coding sequence ATGATGGGAGCTCAGTCCAGCAGAATGGGTAGAGGTGATGTTCCAACACTGATTAAAATGGGTACTCATTCGGTATATGCTGATGATTTGAGCTCTTATGAAGCTGCATGTGTTGAAGATCCAAACCTGCAATCATTTGATGCCACCATTCAGGAGCGAACCAATAGGGTTATCAGCTCACTCGCTGAAGGGGTTGAGGTTCGTTCTATGTCAGTTGATTCGCTGAAAGAGATGACCGCAAGCCTGCTTGAGATGAACCAGGAAGTTGTCAAAGTCATTCTTGAGTGCAGGCAAGATATATGGAACAAGAAGGACCGGGAGTTGTTTTCCTTGGTCGGTGATTTCTTTGAGAACAGTCTCCACACATTGGACTTCTGTAATGCCCTTGATAAGTGCTTGAGACGGGCACGCGAAAGACAGATTATAATTAAGTCAGCTATTACCTATTTTGAGGAAGAGTCACAAAATGAGGTTGAAGGGTCAGTTTACCTGAAAACATTGCAAGAACTTAAGAATTTCAAGGAAGCTGGGGACCCCTTTACAGAGGAGTTTCATCAGTTGTTTCAATCAGTTTATTCTCAGCAAGCATCGATGTTGAAAAAATTGCTAAGTAGGAAGCACAAACTTGATAAGAAATTGCAATCCCTCAAGACGTTGAAGAGAGTCTCAAATGTCATTTTTGTGGCTGCCTTTGTTTCTGTTTTGATTTTCTCAGTGGTGGCAGCTGCGATCTCTGCACCACCTGTTGTAGCAGCGGTGGCTGGTGCATTGGCTGTTCCGATTGGCTCGGTAGGAAAATGGTGTAATTCACTTTTTAAAAAGTATGAGAATGCTATAAGGAGCCAACGAGAAGTAATAAGCTCAATGCAAGTTGGTACTCTCATTACATTGAAAGACTTGGACAACATTCGGTTATGTGTCGACAAACTGGAAGTGGAGATCGAATCCATGTTGCAGAATGCTGTTTTTGCTATTGGAAATGAGGATGCCGTAAAGCTTGCGATCGATGAGATTAAGAAGAGAATTGAACATTTTTCGGACATCATCGAGACTTTAAGTGAGCAAGCCGATAAATGTAGTAGGGAGATAAGGAGAGCAAGGACAGTGGTTATACAAAAGATAATTAAATATCCTGGTTGA